A stretch of Fundicoccus culcitae DNA encodes these proteins:
- a CDS encoding DUF927 domain-containing protein, translating to MEINGHQDLQINDFTYSIENGIIRDKVICSLYAKVSKVFINHDTNEQSYEIEYRHSILHTLQKTIVAYTELLPQGLISLMRFGLDVNHNNKSTLSEALLTSMFEAEVVYIVTSYGFSQFNDQTIFITDEVLTKNALNHNIEVRHEKFTLKPQGSLHDWLMMYESFVKGHTPLELAVVLGLSSPIISHLNHSYPDLKSLLINFSGDSSIGKTTSLSLAISVAGDPNKGHRSLLRSWNGTHNANLGLLEGLHGIPIAFDELSANNHKKLDTLIYTLTEGVGRSRAKNDGSLQDVGTWSTTILSSGELDIFNRLSGNTGLKVRVFNFQDIPWTQSAEQAELIKSTISSNYGWLLPTFVETLFTEDADIEYYFENAIDELRNSLELTVTSERVLKKLAIILATANLINDTEILQVDTDAIRDLLVKQENQSHRSRDIGKEAHEKLLQYLLANQTLLSPLSRTKIGYFDEETVCIYRDELSNVLSSLGFEDSRIVIKKWIESDVIKTTERDRITTRKIIEGEKFISYRISIPDEYVRAGLHEIKPEGNHAYTLSAHPSLTQKLGNLSQSDDDFILDDNDLIL from the coding sequence ATGGAAATTAATGGGCACCAAGATTTACAGATTAACGATTTCACTTATAGCATTGAAAATGGCATTATCCGTGACAAGGTTATCTGTTCTCTCTATGCAAAAGTATCAAAGGTTTTTATTAACCATGATACGAATGAGCAGAGTTATGAAATTGAGTACAGACATTCAATTTTGCATACTTTGCAAAAGACTATTGTTGCATATACCGAGCTTCTACCACAAGGGCTTATCTCTCTAATGCGATTTGGTCTTGATGTTAACCATAATAATAAAAGCACCCTAAGTGAGGCTTTGCTGACAAGCATGTTTGAAGCGGAAGTTGTCTACATAGTAACCTCTTATGGTTTTAGTCAATTTAATGACCAAACAATTTTTATTACAGATGAAGTATTAACAAAGAATGCTCTCAACCATAACATTGAAGTCCGACATGAAAAATTCACTCTTAAACCACAGGGTTCCTTACATGACTGGCTTATGATGTATGAGTCCTTTGTAAAAGGTCATACCCCTCTTGAACTAGCAGTAGTTCTTGGTTTGAGTAGTCCCATTATTTCTCATTTGAATCATAGTTATCCTGACCTTAAGTCCTTACTTATCAATTTTTCAGGTGATTCATCAATTGGAAAGACTACATCTTTATCATTAGCCATCTCGGTTGCTGGCGACCCCAACAAGGGACATCGCTCATTACTGAGATCATGGAACGGAACACACAATGCTAACCTTGGACTACTTGAAGGACTTCATGGTATTCCTATTGCATTTGATGAGCTGAGTGCTAACAATCATAAGAAACTAGATACGCTCATCTATACTCTTACAGAAGGGGTAGGACGATCAAGAGCAAAAAATGATGGGTCATTGCAAGATGTTGGCACTTGGTCAACGACCATTCTAAGCTCTGGAGAACTCGATATATTTAATCGTTTATCTGGAAATACTGGTCTTAAAGTTCGAGTTTTTAACTTTCAGGATATCCCTTGGACACAATCAGCAGAACAAGCAGAGTTAATTAAATCTACTATTTCTTCCAACTATGGTTGGCTCTTACCAACTTTTGTAGAAACATTATTTACTGAAGATGCTGATATAGAGTATTACTTTGAAAATGCTATTGATGAATTAAGAAATAGCTTAGAGTTAACAGTGACAAGTGAACGAGTATTGAAGAAGTTAGCTATCATTTTAGCAACTGCTAATCTGATAAATGACACTGAGATATTGCAGGTCGATACAGATGCGATTAGAGACTTACTAGTCAAACAAGAAAATCAGTCTCATCGATCACGCGACATAGGAAAAGAAGCTCACGAAAAATTATTACAGTATCTACTTGCGAATCAGACCTTACTGTCTCCATTAAGTAGAACTAAGATAGGATACTTTGATGAAGAAACTGTATGCATTTATCGCGATGAGCTTTCCAATGTATTAAGTTCCTTAGGATTCGAAGATTCAAGGATTGTTATCAAGAAGTGGATTGAATCAGATGTAATTAAAACCACTGAACGAGATCGGATTACGACAAGGAAGATTATTGAGGGTGAAAAGTTTATTAGCTATCGCATTTCCATTCCAGATGAATACGTAAGAGCAGGCTTACATGAAATTAAGCCCGAAGGAAATCATGCTTACACTCTATCAGCCCATCCTAGTTTGACCCAAAAGCTGGGGAATCTTAGTCAATCTGACGATGATTTTATTCTAGATGACAATGATCTAATTCTTTAA
- a CDS encoding Mor transcription activator family protein → MSFNDTNPDDWQVIYEDLSSIIGKENTLKIFEVYKGMYINFPMRILSKEGLENIISKEYDGSNSNKLASKYGYSVRHINRIVSDLKKRKGRNNLNL, encoded by the coding sequence ATGAGCTTTAATGACACCAACCCTGATGATTGGCAGGTAATATATGAAGACCTGTCATCAATCATAGGTAAAGAAAACACATTAAAAATCTTCGAAGTCTATAAAGGGATGTATATTAACTTTCCAATGAGAATACTTTCGAAAGAAGGACTTGAAAACATAATTTCTAAGGAATACGATGGTTCAAATTCAAATAAATTAGCAAGTAAATATGGATATTCAGTACGTCATATCAATCGGATAGTAAGCGATTTAAAAAAAAGAAAAGGGAGAAATAATCTGAATCTTTAA
- a CDS encoding recombinase family protein: protein MKMKMKMNRTGVCYARQSTEMQQSIPAQLSELEDYAKTNDIQIIASFQDVMSGKNTERNGFQAMKEYIATHSIDVILVWRHDRLARNLKELQNFLLYCQDNETTVISINERLSNNKAQDTLLIHLLGAIGEYQLDTIKDNQQIAYRKMHQEGKKVNQSVSFGYRIIDDELEIIKEEAEIVHLIFQLYVEEDLGYKAIAEHLNNLGILNWNEKLWTPARIHSILKNTSYIGNIRSKYGDENRHLLPIIEKELFQKAVNKMNSKGKQAQRVTRRYILQKKIRCPHCRSLCSPTHTTQKHKDHHYYICSNYIANGKRHCHGIILNAIEIEQFISNKAHQFIQSDYVSGQLKKRIANKNGLIVKSNQRKQQQLKERQQKALQSFERGLIDDDQLKSQLISLSNREKKLKIDPTIPESLIELINFNLAVDINPTLSQFTLYQSIIDKIEVNGDKTVKEIYLTDLEKNILQEELL from the coding sequence ATGAAAATGAAGATGAAGATGAATAGAACAGGTGTTTGCTACGCAAGACAATCAACCGAAATGCAACAATCCATTCCAGCTCAATTATCTGAGCTGGAGGATTATGCTAAAACAAACGATATCCAAATCATTGCTAGCTTTCAAGATGTCATGAGTGGTAAAAACACTGAGCGTAATGGTTTTCAAGCAATGAAAGAATATATTGCTACCCACTCAATAGATGTTATCTTAGTTTGGCGTCATGACCGCTTAGCACGTAATTTGAAAGAACTTCAAAACTTTCTTCTGTATTGTCAAGATAATGAAACCACTGTAATCAGTATCAATGAACGCTTAAGTAACAACAAAGCTCAAGATACATTACTAATTCATTTACTAGGAGCCATTGGAGAATATCAATTGGATACCATCAAAGACAATCAGCAAATTGCGTACAGGAAGATGCATCAGGAAGGAAAGAAGGTTAATCAAAGCGTCTCTTTCGGTTATCGAATAATAGATGATGAACTTGAAATCATCAAGGAAGAAGCAGAGATTGTTCACCTTATTTTTCAATTGTATGTGGAAGAAGACCTAGGTTACAAAGCCATTGCTGAGCATTTAAATAATTTAGGAATACTCAATTGGAATGAAAAATTGTGGACTCCAGCTAGAATCCATTCAATCCTAAAAAACACTTCTTACATTGGTAATATACGAAGCAAATATGGTGATGAAAATCGCCATCTCCTTCCCATTATTGAAAAAGAATTGTTCCAGAAAGCTGTTAATAAAATGAACAGCAAGGGGAAGCAAGCTCAACGAGTAACTAGAAGGTACATCTTACAGAAAAAGATTCGATGTCCTCATTGTCGCTCACTATGTTCTCCAACTCATACTACACAAAAGCACAAAGACCATCACTATTACATTTGCTCTAATTATATTGCAAATGGCAAGCGCCATTGTCATGGAATAATACTTAATGCAATTGAAATAGAGCAATTCATTAGTAACAAAGCACATCAATTCATTCAATCTGACTATGTATCTGGACAACTCAAGAAACGCATAGCAAACAAGAATGGATTAATTGTAAAAAGTAACCAAAGGAAACAACAACAGCTAAAAGAGAGACAACAAAAAGCATTACAATCCTTTGAACGAGGATTAATTGATGATGACCAACTTAAAAGTCAGTTGATTTCTTTATCGAATCGTGAAAAAAAACTTAAGATTGACCCAACGATTCCTGAGTCATTAATCGAGCTTATTAATTTTAATTTAGCTGTAGATATAAACCCTACCCTTTCTCAATTTACACTCTATCAAAGCATAATTGATAAGATAGAAGTTAATGGCGACAAAACCGTAAAAGAAATTTATTTAACTGATTTAGAAAAAAACATTTTACAGGAGGAATTACTATGA
- a CDS encoding DUF1643 domain-containing protein codes for MKELTTLITVKTIEEDDGSHRYVLERIWDPKQPKVTIITLYPSISELVITDLTTMHMTNSIHKLGFGGFFSVNLFSKPRFPEFPKNGKHTYNFKTATNKSNDEQILACCKDSNLIILAYGSLPEKNKQVKQRLKQLLALLKKEDLSEKVKVLTDSNKLKCYHPLSPKVQKNWVLVDSQL; via the coding sequence ATGAAAGAATTAACAACACTGATTACAGTAAAAACGATTGAAGAAGATGATGGGTCACATCGCTATGTCCTAGAGCGTATATGGGATCCCAAGCAACCAAAAGTCACTATTATCACTTTGTATCCATCCATTAGTGAATTAGTGATTACTGATTTGACAACGATGCACATGACAAACAGCATTCACAAGCTGGGTTTTGGTGGATTTTTTTCTGTTAACCTATTCTCAAAACCAAGATTTCCCGAATTCCCGAAGAACGGGAAGCACACCTACAACTTCAAGACAGCGACTAACAAGAGCAATGATGAACAAATTTTAGCCTGCTGTAAAGATTCAAATCTCATCATTTTAGCTTACGGTAGTCTCCCTGAAAAGAACAAACAAGTTAAACAACGCTTAAAGCAATTACTAGCTTTGCTCAAAAAGGAAGATTTAAGTGAAAAAGTAAAAGTGTTAACTGACAGCAACAAACTGAAGTGTTATCATCCACTCTCTCCTAAAGTTCAAAAGAATTGGGTATTAGTTGATAGTCAGCTATGA
- the istB gene encoding IS21-like element helper ATPase IstB: protein MKIEEAARELKLAYIREHYTDYLKEATHRGLNLEEALNELLCEEVTQRRERSHQRRIKQAKFDQKKYLADFDDSVFDEYPRQQLCQLKTLDFIKRKENAILIGNPGTGKTHFSIGIGIEACLQGLSVQFVNAPNLIIQLKEAVTQSQFVRFKRRFESVDLVIIDELGYLSFDESGAELLFNLLSNRNDKGSIMLTTNLTFDRWQECFKDPTLTGALVDRLAYQANVIDMRGESYRIKQTSSWIDSMTDR, encoded by the coding sequence GTGAAAATTGAAGAAGCGGCCAGAGAATTAAAATTAGCTTATATTCGGGAACATTACACAGACTATCTAAAGGAAGCCACTCACCGTGGGTTAAACCTAGAAGAAGCTTTAAACGAATTATTGTGTGAAGAAGTCACGCAACGACGTGAGCGGAGTCATCAACGTCGCATTAAGCAGGCAAAATTTGATCAGAAGAAATACTTAGCGGATTTTGATGATAGCGTATTTGACGAATATCCTCGTCAGCAGCTATGTCAGTTAAAAACACTGGATTTTATAAAGCGGAAAGAGAATGCGATATTAATTGGGAATCCCGGTACTGGAAAAACCCATTTTAGTATTGGAATAGGGATTGAAGCATGTTTACAAGGTTTGAGTGTCCAATTTGTCAATGCACCGAACTTAATTATTCAACTGAAAGAAGCAGTCACACAGAGTCAATTTGTGCGTTTTAAACGTCGGTTTGAAAGTGTGGATCTTGTGATTATTGATGAATTGGGCTACCTCTCCTTTGATGAATCGGGAGCGGAGCTTTTATTCAACTTACTATCAAATCGTAACGACAAAGGGTCGATAATGCTTACCACTAACCTCACCTTTGACCGATGGCAGGAATGTTTTAAAGATCCAACACTTACAGGCGCTTTAGTCGATCGATTAGCCTATCAAGCTAATGTCATTGATATGCGTGGAGAAAGTTACCGAATTAAACAAACGAGTTCATGGATTGATTCAATGACTGACCGATAA
- the istB gene encoding IS21-like element helper ATPase IstB, translated as MTFTKERLIELCRELRLPSIRKMVQEEGTFHNPTEAFPVLLQVLEQEKNDRFIRSKQNRIRIANFPQKKLLEELVIDALPEQAKQKLPHLKSLDFIKEGQNVILTGSPGTGKSHIAIGLGMEACLTGYRVFFATVPSLINQLKEHRSERTLRSFELKFENYDLVIIDELGYISFDKEGAELLFSHLSLRAGRKSTIITSNLSFLKWQEIFHDPVLTAALTDRLTHKSHVVNMIGPSYRMKETEQWIKDNSKMTVAQF; from the coding sequence TTGACATTTACAAAAGAACGATTAATTGAGTTATGTAGAGAATTACGATTACCAAGTATCCGAAAAATGGTACAAGAAGAAGGAACATTTCATAATCCAACCGAAGCCTTTCCTGTTCTTCTCCAAGTCTTAGAACAGGAAAAGAATGACCGCTTTATTCGTTCAAAACAAAATCGAATACGTATCGCTAACTTTCCACAAAAGAAATTGTTAGAAGAGTTAGTAATAGATGCCTTACCAGAACAAGCAAAGCAAAAGTTACCACATCTAAAATCGTTAGATTTTATTAAAGAGGGGCAAAATGTGATTTTAACTGGATCGCCAGGTACTGGAAAATCCCATATAGCGATAGGATTAGGGATGGAGGCATGTTTAACGGGATATCGCGTCTTTTTTGCGACAGTCCCTTCCCTCATCAATCAGTTGAAAGAGCATCGCTCAGAAAGAACCTTACGGTCATTCGAATTAAAATTTGAAAATTACGATCTCGTCATTATTGATGAACTTGGGTATATTTCTTTCGACAAAGAAGGGGCTGAATTATTATTTTCACATCTATCTTTGCGAGCAGGAAGAAAATCTACAATTATCACGAGTAATTTGTCATTTTTAAAATGGCAGGAAATATTTCATGATCCAGTACTAACAGCTGCATTAACCGACCGTTTGACTCATAAATCACATGTTGTAAATATGATCGGTCCTTCTTACAGAATGAAAGAAACAGAACAATGGATAAAAGATAATTCAAAGATGACAGTGGCTCAGTTTTAA
- a CDS encoding recombinase family protein, which yields MEMSKTIRAVYYTRVSTAEQAISGYSLGAQKKVINDYCQQKGYLLVGGYSDEGISGKSIENRYQLQDLLDDSKEGLFDVVIIWKLSRLSRRLIDTISIIEELQENNVGLESISEKTDFTSSTGWFMTQVMASMNEFERNVIAENVSLGHKSKALNGEWNGNRVLGYDNLQNKTHKNTLVVNQDEAKIIKHIYNSYIGGMGLRAIANDLNQQGYVTKKGNPFSSVAVKDILENPVYCGDIVYGRNAKNIKELQGNPIKSKGKHEAIIDKTTWNKVAQLREIRSRNPEKSRTGANILTGIIKCPQCGGHMVINNSYYKKKDGTKVHKKYYVCGTFKNKGSSVCRGNGINAEIAEQKVADRLEGLLNSPDLIKHLLTKMKEENTVGKEQLKRKRLKTTEKIIKIQNNVLVYQEKIESEPDFSDIWQEAILRLKSEITELQNEILALDKRLEKDFSDYDINQVVSIVNRLVRLAKGTKNKEVLKDIYLAFIKEIQWNKNTEKFDILLCFNEANIAEYLKMNPSPDPNDSPQINTPKIESDDKKNLQDGRFFLRSPIEFWI from the coding sequence ATGGAAATGAGTAAAACAATTCGAGCTGTTTACTATACACGAGTTAGTACTGCGGAACAAGCGATAAGTGGTTATAGTCTTGGAGCTCAAAAAAAGGTAATCAATGACTATTGTCAACAAAAAGGGTATTTGCTTGTTGGTGGATACTCAGATGAAGGTATCAGCGGAAAATCTATTGAAAACCGTTATCAACTGCAGGACTTACTGGATGACAGTAAAGAGGGTCTTTTTGATGTAGTCATCATCTGGAAACTCAGTCGTTTAAGTCGTCGCTTAATAGATACTATTTCGATTATTGAAGAACTACAGGAAAACAATGTCGGTTTAGAGTCTATTTCAGAAAAGACAGATTTTACAAGTTCTACTGGATGGTTTATGACACAAGTGATGGCTTCGATGAACGAATTCGAAAGAAATGTCATTGCTGAAAATGTGTCATTAGGACACAAATCAAAAGCTCTAAATGGCGAATGGAATGGAAATCGTGTGCTAGGCTATGATAACCTCCAGAATAAAACTCATAAAAACACTTTGGTAGTTAATCAAGATGAAGCCAAAATCATTAAGCATATCTATAATTCCTACATAGGTGGAATGGGTTTAAGAGCAATAGCCAACGATTTAAATCAGCAAGGATACGTTACTAAGAAAGGCAATCCATTTTCATCTGTTGCAGTCAAAGACATACTCGAGAATCCAGTCTACTGTGGTGATATCGTATACGGAAGAAATGCTAAAAACATCAAGGAATTACAAGGAAATCCCATTAAATCAAAGGGAAAACATGAAGCAATCATCGATAAAACAACTTGGAACAAAGTTGCTCAACTCCGAGAAATTCGTTCCCGAAATCCCGAGAAAAGTCGCACAGGAGCAAATATACTGACTGGTATCATCAAATGCCCGCAGTGTGGAGGTCACATGGTCATAAACAATTCATACTACAAGAAAAAAGATGGTACGAAAGTTCATAAGAAATATTATGTATGTGGCACATTCAAAAATAAAGGCTCAAGCGTTTGTCGTGGGAACGGAATTAATGCTGAAATCGCTGAACAAAAAGTAGCTGATAGATTGGAAGGACTTCTCAATTCCCCAGATCTTATCAAACATCTCTTAACTAAAATGAAAGAGGAAAATACTGTAGGTAAAGAGCAATTGAAAAGGAAACGATTAAAAACCACAGAAAAAATTATCAAGATACAAAATAATGTCCTAGTCTATCAAGAAAAAATTGAGAGTGAGCCTGACTTTTCGGACATATGGCAAGAAGCTATTTTACGCCTAAAGTCTGAAATCACAGAGTTACAGAATGAGATTTTAGCACTGGATAAGCGTTTGGAAAAAGATTTCTCAGACTACGACATCAACCAAGTCGTATCAATAGTCAATAGGCTTGTAAGACTTGCTAAAGGAACGAAGAACAAGGAAGTTTTGAAAGACATCTACCTAGCCTTCATCAAAGAAATTCAATGGAACAAGAATACAGAAAAGTTCGATATCCTACTATGCTTTAATGAAGCTAATATAGCCGAGTATCTGAAAATGAATCCATCCCCCGATCCTAATGATTCACCTCAAATTAACACACCTAAAATCGAATCTGATGACAAAAAGAACCTTCAAGATGGAAGGTTCTTTTTGCGTTCTCCAATTGAATTTTGGATTTAG